The nucleotide window TTTTCGCGACCCGGATCGCGCTACTCCGGATAATCCGTATGCGGTAGTTGCTCCGGCTGATGGCCGGGTGATCGCCGTCGATGAGAATATCCCGGATTATTTCAGGGGGTTTAAAAAACGTGTGTCGATATTCTTGTCGATGCTGGATGTACATATCAACCGAGTACCTGTCGATGGTAAAATTAACCGGGTGGATCAC belongs to Candidatus Zixiibacteriota bacterium and includes:
- a CDS encoding phosphatidylserine decarboxylase family protein; amino-acid sequence: MKLSSESFRFLIPGILLFILIGLMTIAIDHALFSYLLIAVTLYIFIIVFFFRDPDRATPDNPYAVVAPADGRVIAVDENIPDYFRGFKKRVSIFLSMLDVHINRVPVDGKINRVDH